In the genome of Prosthecobacter dejongeii, one region contains:
- a CDS encoding DEAD/DEAH box helicase, whose amino-acid sequence METASVLSASHPRVQKWVEGSFGQLTQAQELTLPHILAGNSVLLSSPTGSGKTLAGFLGILDHLVRAHEAGDLGSGIHAIYVSPLRALTYDIQKNLMAPLEGMGLVEEIRIGQRTGDTSTTERAKLKRKPPHILLTTPESLAILLPQAGWAEALQSVRFVIVDELHSLAENKRGAHLMLSVERLQQRLARPLIRIGLSATAAPLPLLAELLVGTRRDCQIIEARMERRRRVEVLSPVRRNPYPPAGYTAQRVMQDIAQIVERNRSVIVFCNTRSATESVSIRLKNALPDLAPKIEAHHASLDRDVRLEVEDRLKNGELRAVVCSTSLEMGIDIGSVDCVVMISTPKGISRALQRIGRSGHSIHMASHGILVATNVNDLMECIVCAEMTRAVQLDAVRVLEKPLDVLAQHLVGMAMEGGYTREMALSTLRAAFPYRDLTEEELDSVLNYLEGGGRSLEKQYRENFGKIIWLDDCLTVPNKKVEREYLANVGVIHTEGMVTVYLGKRRLGQIEESFLKRLKNGDIFVLAGRMVRLLESGVGEAKVEDAMGRLPTVPAWNANKMPLTSGLAHEVARLRTELAARVGTDSNEEVCEWLIERFEISNSNALAIVLHCQNQLRVSRIPTEHSLLIERFVDDREGSDADLVQFFFHTLIGRSANDALSRIIAYRVKEAVGGNAMVTIDDYGFLLTLRSFQSLGLEEWKVIFQNGDAEADMKASLQHSELVKWNFRGVAQTGLMVPRNRPGQDRKIKQLRWSSEILFRVLSEHEPDHPMLVQSYREATHTFLDLPRAMDFLQLAPKLEWRLVEVPVVSPFSFGIFASKIKEGLMLEDPEEAIERLWREYEKKVGGAGDAYLPSGGAPAH is encoded by the coding sequence ATGGAGACGGCTTCCGTTCTCTCAGCGTCGCATCCTCGTGTGCAAAAGTGGGTGGAGGGTTCTTTCGGGCAGCTTACCCAGGCCCAGGAGTTGACGCTGCCGCACATCCTGGCTGGGAACTCCGTTTTGCTTTCGTCGCCGACGGGCAGTGGCAAAACATTGGCGGGCTTTTTGGGCATCCTGGACCATCTGGTACGGGCCCATGAGGCTGGGGATCTGGGCAGCGGCATTCATGCCATCTATGTCTCGCCGCTGCGGGCGCTGACTTATGACATTCAAAAAAACCTTATGGCCCCGCTGGAGGGCATGGGCTTGGTGGAAGAGATCCGCATCGGCCAGCGCACCGGGGATACTTCGACGACGGAGCGTGCGAAGCTGAAGCGCAAGCCGCCACACATCCTACTGACGACTCCAGAAAGCCTAGCCATCCTTTTACCTCAGGCAGGCTGGGCAGAGGCCCTGCAAAGCGTGCGTTTTGTCATCGTGGATGAGCTGCATTCCCTGGCAGAAAATAAACGTGGAGCTCATCTCATGTTAAGTGTGGAGCGTCTCCAGCAGCGTCTTGCACGCCCGCTCATTCGCATCGGCCTTTCAGCCACGGCGGCACCCTTGCCCTTGCTGGCGGAGTTGCTGGTAGGCACCAGGCGTGACTGCCAGATCATCGAGGCCCGCATGGAGCGTCGGCGTCGTGTGGAAGTGCTGTCCCCTGTGCGAAGGAATCCCTATCCCCCCGCTGGCTACACGGCGCAAAGGGTCATGCAAGACATCGCCCAGATCGTTGAGAGAAACCGCAGCGTCATCGTTTTCTGCAATACCCGCAGCGCGACAGAGAGTGTCTCCATCCGTCTGAAGAATGCCTTGCCAGACCTGGCTCCCAAGATTGAGGCTCACCATGCGTCGTTGGATCGTGACGTGCGCCTGGAGGTGGAAGATCGGTTGAAAAACGGCGAGCTTCGGGCGGTCGTTTGCAGCACCAGTTTGGAGATGGGTATTGATATCGGCAGTGTGGACTGCGTGGTGATGATCTCGACCCCGAAGGGCATCAGCCGGGCCCTGCAGCGCATCGGCCGCAGCGGTCACAGCATTCACATGGCTAGCCATGGCATCCTCGTGGCCACGAATGTGAACGACCTCATGGAGTGCATCGTTTGTGCGGAGATGACCCGCGCGGTGCAACTGGATGCGGTGCGAGTGCTGGAAAAGCCGCTGGATGTGCTGGCCCAGCACCTGGTGGGCATGGCCATGGAAGGTGGCTATACCCGTGAGATGGCGCTGAGCACTCTGCGCGCTGCCTTTCCCTATCGAGACCTCACGGAGGAAGAGCTGGATAGCGTCTTAAACTATCTGGAGGGCGGTGGCCGCTCTCTGGAAAAACAGTATCGGGAGAACTTTGGTAAGATCATCTGGCTGGATGATTGCCTCACGGTGCCTAACAAAAAGGTGGAGCGCGAGTATCTGGCCAATGTCGGGGTCATCCACACGGAGGGCATGGTGACGGTGTATCTCGGGAAAAGACGCCTGGGCCAGATCGAGGAAAGTTTCCTCAAGCGGCTGAAAAACGGCGACATCTTTGTCCTGGCTGGTCGCATGGTGCGTCTGCTGGAAAGCGGTGTGGGAGAAGCGAAGGTGGAAGATGCGATGGGCCGCCTGCCTACGGTGCCCGCCTGGAATGCGAACAAGATGCCACTGACCTCCGGTCTGGCTCATGAGGTGGCCCGGTTAAGAACGGAGCTGGCTGCGCGGGTGGGGACCGATAGCAACGAAGAGGTTTGCGAATGGTTGATCGAGCGATTCGAGATCTCCAACAGCAATGCTTTAGCGATCGTACTGCATTGTCAGAATCAGCTTCGTGTTTCACGAATCCCCACGGAGCACTCGCTTCTCATTGAGCGTTTTGTGGATGACCGTGAGGGCAGCGATGCCGACCTCGTGCAGTTCTTTTTTCACACCCTCATCGGCCGCAGTGCCAATGATGCCCTCAGCCGCATCATTGCCTATCGGGTCAAAGAAGCCGTGGGCGGCAATGCCATGGTGACCATTGATGATTACGGCTTTTTGCTCACCCTGCGCTCCTTTCAAAGTCTGGGCCTGGAAGAGTGGAAAGTGATTTTTCAGAATGGCGATGCCGAGGCGGATATGAAGGCCTCTCTGCAACACAGCGAGCTGGTGAAATGGAACTTTCGTGGGGTGGCTCAAACAGGGCTCATGGTGCCACGCAACCGCCCAGGACAGGATCGCAAGATCAAACAACTCAGGTGGAGTTCGGAAATCCTTTTTCGAGTGTTGTCCGAGCATGAGCCCGACCACCCCATGCTGGTCCAGTCCTACCGCGAGGCCACCCACACCTTCTTGGACCTACCGCGTGCCATGGATTTCCTCCAGCTTGCTCCTAAGTTGGAATGGAGACTGGTCGAAGTCCCTGTGGTGAGCCCTTTTTCCTTTGGCATTTTCGCCAGCAAAATCAAAGAAGGTCTCATGCTGGAAGATCCTGAGGAAGCCATCGAGCGCCTGTGGCGGGAGTATGAAAAGAAGGTCGGCGGGGCTGGCGATGCTTACTTGCCATCAGGCGGGGCTCCGGCACATTGA
- a CDS encoding alpha/beta hydrolase codes for MNLVSRLLRLIFLLLLLPVLLLLGCQSKLIYYPRGYDEGYRQTLASHSGIPLPYETSQGRQVAHYIPARNGDPSPKNIWVCFGGNGTLALDWLFYMEAWDPSFAYLLADYPGYGDCKGMPSPQRIRESSKAAIETLTTHLKLTPEEMQPRLRVLGHSIGCAAGLMAADDFHIQKIFLISPFTTLTEMGKRVIGWPLCYVNMHRFDNRKHLAHVVNRGAKVVIFHGTADPVIPVEMSRDLASAHPGKVILQEKEGWDHNEILQGLVREIGVTMKGL; via the coding sequence GTGAACCTTGTTTCCCGACTACTTCGTTTGATCTTCCTGCTTTTACTGCTGCCTGTTTTGCTCCTGCTAGGCTGCCAGTCGAAGCTGATCTACTACCCTCGGGGTTATGACGAAGGTTATCGACAGACGCTAGCCAGCCACAGCGGCATCCCCCTACCGTATGAGACAAGCCAGGGACGGCAGGTGGCGCATTACATCCCCGCGCGCAATGGAGACCCCTCCCCCAAAAACATCTGGGTGTGTTTCGGTGGCAATGGCACCTTGGCCCTTGACTGGCTATTTTACATGGAGGCCTGGGATCCGAGCTTCGCCTACCTGCTGGCGGACTACCCAGGCTATGGCGACTGCAAAGGTATGCCCAGCCCTCAACGCATCCGCGAAAGCTCGAAGGCTGCCATAGAAACTCTCACCACTCACCTGAAGCTGACCCCGGAAGAAATGCAGCCCCGTCTGCGGGTTCTAGGTCACTCCATCGGCTGTGCAGCGGGATTGATGGCTGCGGATGACTTCCACATCCAAAAGATCTTCCTCATTTCCCCTTTCACCACCCTGACCGAGATGGGCAAGCGCGTCATCGGCTGGCCCCTCTGTTACGTGAATATGCATCGCTTTGACAATCGAAAGCACCTCGCCCACGTGGTGAACCGGGGGGCCAAAGTCGTTATCTTTCACGGCACGGCAGATCCTGTGATCCCCGTGGAAATGAGCCGTGACCTCGCCAGTGCGCACCCAGGCAAAGTTATTCTTCAGGAAAAGGAAGGCTGGGATCACAATGAAATCCTCCAGGGACTGGTGCGCGAGATCGGTGTGACCATGAAGGGCCTGTAA